Part of the Synechococcus sp. HK01-R genome is shown below.
AAAAACGCTTCACAGGCTGACCGTAGTAGCTCGACCCACGCAAGGTCGGGAACGAGGCCCATTCCGGTGCAAGCAGAGCGGCGAGCTGTGGTGTCATCACACCAGCGTCGGTCAGGGGAAGAGCCTTACGCCGTTGAATCAGGAAGAGGGCGCCTTGATCCTGGGCTTCAGGGCCGAAACCCTGCACACCAATACTGCGCTTCACCAAGTCCCAGGTGAAAGGCATGAACTGATAAGCACCTGCTGCGGCACTCGCGTAGCGGGAGGAATAAATGACCCGATTGGGATGGCGATCGAGAGAGGCCATCAGGCCACCGCCAAACATCACGCGATAGCCGAGGTCACGACCGCCCTTCCAGGTGCCCTCCGCAAAACGAATGGTGTTGAGCAAGGCCCTGCGTTCCGGTGTGATCACGTAAGGAAGAGCAGAGGGTCCGGACTCCTCAGGGAGCGTGACGGACAAGGACCGAGCCGAGGGTTCGATCGAGGGGAGGGCGACAGTGGATGCCCGGGCTGGACTGAAAGAAACCCCAATGGGCACACTTGCAACGACCGCTGCAACGACACGACAGGCGGACGAAACAAGGGAGGCCATAAAAAGCGTTCGGAGGTCAAAAATGCAACAGCGAACACGCAGCAAATCAGAAGCGGATGAAATGCAGCGCTGTATCAGATGAAACGAATCACCGAAGCAGAGTGAAGAAAATCGGAAAAAATTCTTCAGACAGCGGAACTTTGTCGAAACAACTGACCCCGCCCAGGCGATCAAGTGCCAGTCACAATATTGTCTACACAGTAAATTTTCGAATCAATCGCCAAGATAATGATTCAAATCCCTGGCCAGGATTGAAGACTCAGCAGATAGGAAAAGCCAAAAAAGTTTGGATCAGCAATCCTGATGGTTACCCCCCACAGCAATCAAGGATCGCCTGCGCCGCAACTGCTGCACCATCGTTGGCAAGGGGACCGTCCTTGGCCGGATGCAGTGGTTGGTCCAATTGCCAATCACCCGTTTCCAGCTGGTGGCGACTCAGAATCCGATGCCGACCATGACGTTGAAGGCCGTCCATCAAAGCTGTGG
Proteins encoded:
- a CDS encoding glycoside hydrolase family 104 protein: MASLVSSACRVVAAVVASVPIGVSFSPARASTVALPSIEPSARSLSVTLPEESGPSALPYVITPERRALLNTIRFAEGTWKGGRDLGYRVMFGGGLMASLDRHPNRVIYSSRYASAAAGAYQFMPFTWDLVKRSIGVQGFGPEAQDQGALFLIQRRKALPLTDAGVMTPQLAALLAPEWASFPTLRGSSYYGQPVKRFSQLQRFYRVTLAQLRQVRDQRRELLSSQSKPQTEQDSGPKRPVCTGPTILCGF